TCCCCTGGTCGCTGTGTTGCAGTGGTCAACTCCCAAGATGCCTTTCACCAACTGTATCTACACCCActacaggtaaaaaaacaatcaggacTATTTTCAGACGACGCAGGTCAACATCGGCTGTAATAataccgcctcctcctcctcctcctcaggctgCCCAGTATCCGTCTGGACGAGCCGCGGTTCGTCATGACGGCGAGCTGCCCGAGCACCGTCAGGGTGAAGGAGCACTTCAAGGTCAAATACGTTCTGCTCAACAACCTTCAGGACTTCCTGGCTGTACGGCTCGTCTGGACGCCAGAgggtcagtgtgtatgtgtgtgtgtgtgtgtgagtgtgagtgtgtgtgtgtgtgtgtgcttctctgAGCATCTAGAATCTCTCCAGACTAAAACTAAAAGTCATTTATTCCTGAAACACTTGAAGCTTTGAAAATCAGCGTCACTTTGCAGTCACTAAATACAGCcgtgttttatgtgtgtgtgtgtgtgtgtgtgtgtgtgtgtgtgtttccaggtcGCGGTCAGGTCGACGATGCAGCGCTGGCGGCCGTGGTTTGTCACACTCCCCTCAGTAACCTGGGTCAGTGTAGGAAAGGCAGCACTCTGTCCTTCAGCGTGTCGTTTCAGATCCTCAAACCAGGACTGTACGAGGTACAGAGGCCGACCGACACAAGACAAACTGTGTGAAGGAAAAGATGCTTTTTTCTcactgttcttcctcctcctcctcctcctcctcctcctcctcctcctcctcttcctcctcctcctcctcgtcctcctcatcctcctcctcctcctcctcgtcctcctcgtcctcttcctcctcctccttgtcgtcctcctcgtcctcttcctcctcctccttgtcgtcctcctcctcttcctcctcgtcctgctcatccttctcctcctcctcctcctcgtcctcctcctcttcttcctcctcctcctcgtcctcttcctcctactcatccttatcctcctcctcctcctcctcctcctcgtcctcctcttcctcctccttctcctccttatccacctcgtcgtcctcctcctcctcgtcctcctcgtcctcttcctcctcttcctcctcctcctcgtcctcctcttcctcctcctcctcctcgtcgtcctcctcctcctcctcctcctcctcctcctcgtcctcgtcgtcctcctcctcctcctcatcgtcctcctcttcctcctcctcttcctcctcctcctcgtcctcttcctcctcctcctcctcttcctcttcctcttcctcctcctcgtcctcttcctcctcctcttcctcctcctcctcctcctcctcttcctcctcctcctcttcctcctcctcctcctcgtcgtcctcctctccctcctcctcctcatcctcgtcctcctcttcctcctcctcctcctcctcctcgtcctcttcctcctcctcgtcctcttcctcctcctcgtcctcttcctcctcctcctcctcttcctcttcctcctcctcgtcctcttcctcctcctcgtcctcttcctcttcctcctcctcgtcctcttcctcctcctcgtcctcttcctcctcctcctgtctctctgcagctcagtCAACACATGAAGCTGAAGCTTCAGTTCACGGCCTCAGTTTCAAACCCTCCACCAGATGCTCGACCTCTGTCACGTGAGAACTGTTCATTTGTCTGAGCAGCGTCAACActtcacatcaaaacaaatctAAGGCTACAGCTGTATACAAGTTACATGGTTACAGTTGTCTCCATTTTAGTTGTGTACAGTTGCCAAGGTTACCGCTGAATATTTCACTCATTGTAAACACCCACCCCCTCCAGGTAAGAACAGCCCGTCCAGCCCGGCGATGCGAGACCTGTTGGACCGACACCAGGCCAGTCTGGGTCGGTCTCAGTCCTTCTCCCACCAGCAGCCTTCTCGATCCCACATCATGAGGTACGGGTGCCACTCAGAGCTCAGACTCAACAGAACACTCACTGTCGTCGTGTGACCACGTATGGTTAATCTGTGCTTTCAGGACGGGCAGCGCCATGGAGCGACGGGCCATCACCCCGCCCGTCGGCTCGCCGGTCGGTCGACCGCTCTACCTGCCGCCGCAGGACAAGTCGCTGCTGTCGCTGGACAAGATCGCCAAGAGGGAGTGCAAAGTCCTGGTGGTGGATCCCGTCGGCTAGggagcgaggaggcgaggagataAGGCAGCGAGGAGGGACAGAGGTGAAAGGACAAGGAGGCAGCGAGGAGAGATaaacacttttgttttaatttggaaaatgagtcgatggaagaaaaaaaaaactgaagaagaaaTCGACTTCGGCttctttgtcaaaactgaaacAGAAGCTCAACCGACGTCTCCTGTTGCCATCGGAAATAAGAAACTTTCAGGTTTcactgatgaaacaaacaaatgaaatgcaaatgtgagATGTGTGTACTATCATGTTTCTGTATTAAAGCTGCAGCACGCTCTCTGATACGGCCTCGTTCAAAAAAGGTTGGTGCAGGTATCAAAGTCTCGCCCCTACACCCACTCAACCAATCATGAGttagtgtcagctgtcaatcatgacgtctcagaccgtttttatatcatcgaataactaatgaaaaccaACTAACATGGAGGGGCTGGGGCTTATGGCCTATACTGCAGCtcgccaccagggggcgatcgtgatgatttggcttcactttagaggagccgtcacgtcgtccatctttatttacattcattgggcatcacaaataaataatttatcaaacagtaataaatgtataaattacaGCTCATTGATGAGGCCTTATCAGAAAGTGAGGAGCTGAGAGAAGTTGTAAATAATCGCACAGGAAGTAgaagtttatttaatttaatttatttcagtATTATTCTcttgtctgttgagtttattgTCATATCATGTAAATGAATTGGTCACATACTGAACTGTTTACATCAACTACAGTATTTCATCATGCTACACGTGAACATTTTCCATCAGAAATAAATGCAGATCACATGCTGCTGTTTACATGTTTCTTTGAACACATCGTCTGTGCTGAGTTTTAAATGCCCACGCTGTTGTCGATGAGCCGGGGAATCAGGTACGGGTACGGCAGCTCCAGACCACTGTTGCGCTCGCAGATGTCTTCAGAAACGGTCTTGAGCTCAGCCTGCACCTCCTCCAGTAGCCTGCGATGGGCGTCGTCCCTGAACAAGGCCTCCTTGTAGTGACACAGAGGGACCTGCAGGGGGAGACATGCGAGAGGTTTACTTCAGAACAACAACTGCCAGTCTGCCCGTCAGTCTCAGTCTGCAACTGAACAAGCGTCCAGGGAGGCTGGAGCGCAAACCTCGGGCAAAACAGGCAACCCTCCAGGGGCCACAGACCACCAGGGGCCCCAAAAGCCCCCAGGGTTACTCCATATCATTTAGATCATTTGAATAATCTCAGATTAATTTCCTAATTTCTTAAATTTTACTCAGACTGTAAATAGAGATGACTACAGGaaagctcccaaaagtgaagccgaatcctcatgatcgccccctggtgtctggctgcagtacaggtcataagccccgccccaaCCATGTGATatgaggtcgttcttatcaaACTGAATGTTGTTTGTTCaacagtgttcatgtttctgatcaatttgcttttcatcagttatttgatgatataaaaacgggcTGAATGTCGGGAGAACCTGTCGAACGACCAAGAAAGTTATGATTGTATTTATTCGATACTTTACTAAAACAAGTTAGTGTTAGCGTTAGCAGCCAGTCAGTTGGTCAGTTCTCAAAAAACAGTCCGGCGTTTGATCTGGACATCGTGAGACCTGaactgtttgagtgtgtttcttATTAACTGTAATGTTGTGTTGTATCAGattgtttcatattttctgtacGCAAAATAACTAACAGTGATATTCCATGACAGGAGAACTGTGATCGACTGTTTGTTCGGTGAATGAAAAGTCCGAAAACTGCATCGTTATTAGAGTTCAAATGTTCAACTTGCTGCATTTAAAACTAAGAAAATCTGATCTGCCTCGTGAGGCCTGCGCTCATCAGAACGAGGTGCGATTTTCAGACAGGACGGTGGTGGGCGAAGTCTCACAAAGTCAACAGAGGGCTTGGACAGCTGAGCCAACATCATCAGGACGCGGCAGGTGGAGCTCACTTCCGGCAGGAAGGACACAATGTCTTCCTCCGTCACCGAGCCTTTGACCTGCGGAGGAGGACGCATCATGGAGGTGGGACAGTTCGGCATCCAGAGGCTGAAATCCACCTGgtggacacagagacagacaggaggagacactCTCGAGAGAAACTCAAgagatttaatttgttttactcAACCGGTTGTGAGATGCGTCCTCCGGATCTTTGACTCACCTGGGAGAAGTTGACAGCGGCGTGAAGAGCTGAACAGGTGAAGACGATCATGGTGACAAACTTGGAAACTTCTGCTTTGGTCTGGAAAACCCGGGGGAAACCTGAAGGACGACAGGAGACACAGAGTGAGGCCTCTCAGCTGCTTCATGCTTCTTAACCACATGTTCACTATGATGTCATCACGGgacaacacccacacacacaccgacagaccTGAGTCGTGTGTGAATCCGTGTGTGTTGATGTCGTCGATCCAGTGTTGAAGCTCAGAGTCCTGCTGCACGTCACTGTCTGCGCTGTAATACAGATCCACCCAGCTGACCACgaacctgccacacacacacatacacacacacacacaggatgtgaagatgtaaacataaaaatggacgtaggcTCTGACGTGTCCCTTTAAGTGCAGTaccactgaaaaataaaagatggcGACGGCCAAAATCCAAACatggaggcttcaaaatggccgttTGCAAACCAATGGCTGCCGGTGGGTGTCCTCCTGGTGGAGGTGTGTTTGTTCACCTGTGCAGTGCGTGCCAGACTCTCAGTGCGTCCTGGGCATAGTAGTTCTGCGGCAGCGTGTCAACTCCACGGTCGCTTAGATCTTCAGGGATGCACAGGGAGCGATAATGAATCCTCTGCGACGCCCGGGACAGGACAATGGGTAACGCCTGGAGACCGCAGCCCACCGCCTGGAGCGACGGGACAAACAACCCTGTTCAACTGTCTGAGTGAAGCTTCGAGCTTATTAGTTAATGATTGATTATCCATCAGTCGCAGCTTGTATGAAAACTTCATGAATGGCTCTCTATCAGAAGACGGTTCTCAGGTGAACTTGTACCTTATCAAACAGGCCGTCTTTGGCGAGCAGCCACGCTCTGGCCTGGAAATTAATCTGCAGCGCTGTCCTGACGTGCGGCATCAGCAGCTgtccaccaatcagagaagagagaagttcAAAACGAAGAgtgacaaatacaaaacagcATGTTACTGTGGAAACGAGACATGAGGTTGTACCTGCTCAACATAGCTACATAgttacattgtatttttttgtattttgtattattttgtagTAAGTATATAGTTTATATAAGTCAGCCCCTGTGACAGACTGATCATCTCAGGCGAGCGGGTGTGACCCTGCGGTGGCGTGAACCTGGTGCAGCGGGTGGATGTCGGCCAGCTGTCGCAGCGTGGCCATGCAGAACAGCTCCCCCAGCATGTGGGTCCTCAGGTAGTGAGACATCAGCTGGTGACACTGGAAGTCTGCACTGTGAACCCAAATCTTAgccaacagccaatcacagccggggtcagaggagaggaagacagggtTGTCAGGGCCGggtgtctgctgcagctgaagggGGGGATTGATGGATAACTTTCAAATCTAAGTGGTGATGGAACCTGACGGACCAATGTCAAACCACCTGCAGCTCACCTGGATGGCGATGgggaccagctgctgctgccggttcAGGTGGAGGAGGCACAGCGGGGCCGACAGGTACGTCTGCTTCCCGTTGATCACGTTGCCGGCGACGCCGTCCAACACCTCGTAGTCCAACAGGTAAACGGTTCCTTTCTGTCACACGATTAGAACACGATGAGGATGAACAGCTGGACTCAGCAGAGAACAGCTGGAAGTCATGAGTCTCGCATGCacacctgcagctccttctcGAGGGAGGAGTCTTCAGGCAGGAAGGGGCGGAGCATGTCGGAGGTGACGGACAGGcgcggagggaggaggcgggtcTGACGCAGCATTAGAGGGTTGCAGCCGTTCAGACACTGGTGGCCGAAGTACCAGTCGTCCATCCAGTGAGACCTGATGAacactgagagaaaagaaaacctgatCGTGTTCTGTAGATCGATAGTTGTATCTGTAGATCTGATGGAAGTCGTCGCTCGTCGATCGACCTTCAGCTTCTGATCGTGTTTCACATTCACGTCACGACTAAACTGATCATAAAAAGAGAAGCTGACTGACATTAAGATTACGACTCCGATGATCCCACACTGCTTCACCACTTACTGTTGGGATTGAGCCGCCCCCTAGTGGCAAACAATCACATATCATGTTTTCAAATATAAGTTTGGGTTCCTCCAACTTAGAGCTTGGGCCTCACTTAGGCCACACCCCTCCTCCAAATATTgttacttctggttccaaaaaaacaaaatgccgctggtcaaaatactaaactagaggctggaggcttcaaaatggcagctcacaaaccaacgggtggcTTTGCAGTGGGTTGACACTTGATTCAGATCCCTGAATATGTTAAACACTCAGAATCAGTCACCGCCTAGCAACCACTGAGCAATGTCCCACCAACCATTCATGAACGCCCAACACAAAGCCAAGGTGAGCTCACACGAATTATCTCAACAAATCTAGACTTTCCttgttcttttgtgtgtttctgtccccAGCAACAGTTTCTTTGGAAGCGTGTGGTATGAGTGTAGTTGTGTGTCTCACTGGCGGTGCTGTTCTGCTGTGCACTGTGGGTCAGAACCATCTCCAGCTCAGAGAAACTGGTCCAGGCCTCGGCTCGGCCAACGAAGCCTTTCAGGTAGTGAAGGTTCAGGTTCAGACTGAGGACAGAGACATGAACACAACAGTCATCTGATGCACGTCCATGCGTCTGTCTGCGTCTCCCATGGGAACAGACGTACAGTCAAGTGAATGACTTCACCTATTGTGGCTGTAGCTGAAGTTCGGCCCGAGTTCTGACAGACTCTTCGCGTCCATGCACCGAGGAGCGCCTTCGACAAACGTAGCCCACCTGCAaagaagacagagaacagagagttCAAAAGTTCTCAGTCATCAATAGTCGAACATGGATCTACTGCACATGACGCCAGGAAGACTGACACCTGGAGTACCTATGTTCCCCTGTAGGTGTCGGGTTTCTCACAGATTCAGGTCTGACTTGAGACTGTCTTTGCAGACTCGTGTAGCAAGTGTTGTCGTAGgtgattcattgattcattgattgatgATCGGATGAGCCTTGTGAATTACCTGAAGCGCTTCTGttgaagctgcagctgctcgaGTCTCCGCTGTTTCAGCTTCTCGTCTGTCTCgtcctgctgcagcatcacTGTACAGGAGCAAACGTACTTATAACCATACTCTGAGGGTATCCCTCGTTTAGAACCAGGAAAGTTAGAAAATTAGAAGTTAGAAGTGTTCAAAGAATTGGTAGGTTCTTCATCTGGGCATGTTTCAACAACAAGAACCGTAAGAGAGTTTTTAAATCTGCAGTTGCCTATTCAGTTAGTGAAAAGAGGGAGCAGCTGAAGACAAAGTTCAGGCCTCGTTGACAAACTGCTGAACAGGGTCCAGAGCGAACTGACACCTGCTGGACTGAAGGGTTACAGCTTGTTGTAGCTGTGTTTCTGACTCAAGCCAACACTTCCTGGGCCTTTAGAATGTGGTGGAATCACAGACCGACATCTAAGAACCTCTTTAGgtccttgaagaaaaaaatcctgggaCTAAAATGTCCAGGTACGTTTGGTGGGAACAGCTTAATGTGGTTTTCTTACACTTTCCACTCCGTAGCGTTACGTCGCCATCTGCTGCTCGGAGCCACCTGTCACACAGGAAAACCTGTGTTTCTGGATCCTCAGGTCTGGACCCCGATCCCTCAGCCAGCCTGCGGACCTCCACACGGCTGCAGTGCCAGTCCAGGTTTGGGCATCCCGCCTGAGCCTCGAGCCGGAGCCGGACCAGAACCAGGCGACCGAGAGAACTATCGACCTGGACCAGGACTGGACACGCCTGTCAGGACACAGGACGAGAACATCACCAAAGTAAAACTCAAAGGACGATCACCTGCGACCACGATGAAACCACGTCCACTACGTCTGTGTTGAAAGTCAAACAGGAAACTCGATCAAACTCACTGAACCAGCCAAGAGGTGATGTTTGCCCTGGTTCACTCTGAGGGGCGGAGTCTCTCCCTGCGAGCCAATCAGGTTGAGCCACAGGCGGTTGAAGGTTCCACTAGTGGGACCAGGTGAGGTGTGGACGGTCACCTCGAACACCTGACCGGGAGCCATCGTGTCGACCGGGTGGTGATGCAGCTCGTGAGGACAGGGAGATGGATCCATACTGCGCCACCTGGTGGCCAAAGGAGGAATAATTTTAACATGCAGTTACTGTAATATTGTACATGTTTATGCCCCTTGtccgtttgtctgtttctttgtcagcAACAGATTTCCAAATAAAGATCTGGATCTGGTGGATTTGAACGTGGTTTCATACGGAGTCTGTCGGGTCTCAGATGTCGAGTGTTGATTAAATTCATGGTTAAAAGAAGATGATGTCACAATTCCTACGGCTGCTAGAGGGCGCTGATTGATGGATGTGTTTTATGTTGGAGGTTAAATCTTCCGCCTGAGAACAACTCGGTTATTTTTTACTCATTTGACTTGGAAAtgagcagcagtgacagtcGGCACACAGTTAGTCCCACGAGAGCTGAAGCTCACAGACAATGAGCTCTTTCATCCTAAAGGTCTCTCTTTCACAGGTACCCGACGAGGAAACTTCCTGTTCTACGGTTATCTGCCCGATAACCAGAGGGATCATCTGAATATTCAGATAAGATACACGAGGCAGTTGTGGCGATGCTGACTTGATATCTGAAATATCAAGTGGTCggatgatgtaaaaaaaatagtaaataaaCAGCTGCTAAATATTTCTCCAGGTTGTTTGAGGCATTGTAAACTTTTGACATCAGTTCAGtcacatttgtgtttgagtttatgaaataaaacagatcaAACAGCAGAGCGATGTGATTGGCTGATCTCTGACTCATGTCACACTTTAAGTCCAGTTACATCACTGATAAAAATCAGACCATAAAAAACTTTTATAAGAAAAAATTACTTGTCATTTAACTTGACTCTAAGACGATTGAATTTCTCAAATTGAAGTTTAGTGtttaattaaaactttaaaatgtttgtttgtcagactgCTGTAACCTTTGACCCCTGTACTCACCTAAATTTAAGGCGCTGATTCTGGCTTTTGCTTTTTAGAGTCAAGATCTTTCATTCGAgtagaaagataaaaaaatcaaatggaaatataaCTGAATGTTTACGTTTTGTGGAGGAGCTGAGGTTGAGTTTGGGTATTTAGTTTCATGGCCAACATCTTATTTTCAGACTCCTCCTGTAgacgaggaggcggcggccACACAAACAGATACTGAACGACAACATTTTATAAACTAAATGTCCACCCGCTGATCAGAGATGATAAACACAGTGTTACCATGACATTTTATCCCAGAATGCACTTGAACAGAAAACAATAGAAACAGAGAAcaggacggacggacagacagacagacaggtaaacgTACCTGCAGAGCGacagctgctctcctctctgGACTATTGATGTGTTGAATGACAGCATCATGTACtgtccacctcttctctctctctgactttgaGCCCCGCCCATCACAACACCTCCACAGGCTCCACAGGTTCTGGACATGAAACTGCTCAAAGTCAAAATCCTGATCACAACAACTATTATAATTCACAAGCTGAAGCTGATTATTTAGTTTCATCAAAtgtgattctttctttctttttaatttatcaggatgataaacacacaccaagaatatcatcatcatcgtccaaAATGTCTCCTGTAACCATTTGATGAATATataggtgtatatatatatatacatatatattattatatttaataatctgTGCTCATTGCCTCCTCCGTGAATATGACAGATTGATAATAGATAAACTCAAGTGGAAAACAGCATGTGAGTTATAAATTAGAAGGTGTTTATTCCACAGCGCGTGGTTCCATAGTGTAGCGGTTATCACGTCTGCTTTACACGCAGAAGGTCCTGGGTTCGAGCCCCAGTGGAACCACTTCCTTTTACCGGCACAACATCACAGGCCCGCGTCCGTGGGTCCGACATTCATCTGAGAGAGAAGCGGCATGTCCGGTATCCGCCTCCAATGGCCACTCTGTTCCCCAAACCTGCGAAACGAACAGCTCGTTGATTGGTGGAGGGAAACAGTTTCATATTGGTgtgaataaagtcgaaatgtcgagaataaaattgaaatattatatcgaCAATGTAGTCGAaatatcgagaataaagtcgaaaattgtgacccggaagcacttttccgCGGctccaaacaaccggatgttgatgttttgttagccagtttgctcagctaacgctagctgctaaccaagttggaaagttgcgatattattattgacaggctgaatgtGGAAGAAACGATgtggtgacaacgggtgtttgcacgtgaacgtcaacttgtgtcctgacacgaccacgttcaactgcaaacaaccgttaatgagttttgagaggcgcgcagttaccggagctagcgtagctttgctaacgtaaGTTAACGTGGAAGTGTGACAGcagaactggaaccacaacacggtcGTTTATGGCtgtttcaactttaatctcgacatttcaactttaatgtCGACATTTGCACTTTAGTCTCGAAATTGTTCAACTTGACTGTcgaagtatttcaactttaatctccagatttcgactttaatctcgaaatGCAAGATGAAAcaatcttcctcctcatgtTGTTTCTTCTGCTCTGATGCTCTTCTCTTCCGTAGAGACGTGTCCGGATGCGAAGCAGGTAAAATGGAGATGCCGGGGATTGAACCCGGGACCTCATACATGCGAAGCATGCGCTCTACCACTGAGCTACATCCCCAGACGGTGCCTCCCAAGGCCGGTGTAAGTCTTTTAACCGTGGAGCAGCGACGACAGAGACAGTAGCTTGTTTACATGCGATAGTTTAACTCAACGAGTAAAGGCGACTACTTTACTTTCACTTCGACACTTTAAGTTGTAGTCGAGTGTTTTTAATTGACCGTTCAACTGATCTTCCTCCACCACCGACGGTGGAGAGGTGACGTCACGTCAGTCTGGTGTTCGGACAATGTCACGTGTCATTTAGGGTGAAACCACCagcaacatttcttttcttcattttatgttatttcttgctttattatgttttcttaatttcttcatcttttaaaaatttaaatacattttgaaatgaagtttaaaatttacattttttttagataataaataatataataataaaaaataacatgaattataaataaataaataataaataaatcgtTTGTTTAAATGTTGAGGTGAACGAGCTGTAGAACTTTCTGATTGTATTGTCTGTTACAGCCTTTGACCACGTCGTGGCAGTATTGAGCCGCAGAACATCAGGCGGtactctgtttttcctcctctcccgaAGTGAAGGAAGTGACCCGCCCCAAAcactgcctctgattggcttcCTCCCGAGTTTTTTCTCTTGTAATGCTAACCAATCATGACGCGGCATCCCTCAACCTGAGCCAATGAGAGCTCTGGTCGGAGCGGAGCTTCCGCCTCTCGGCGTGAGGGTAAATAATACTATTGACACGGGCACTGGCGAAGCGCgtattaatatgaataaaaaaacattcatgtcgTGGTTCTGTCAATTTATAGTCACGTTGTCGTCGACGCTTATGAGACGTTCACTTGCCGTCGGTTTTGTCAGTGTTAGTCAGTATATGGACGAACTCCGGCAGTGTCCGTCGACAGGTGACCGCTGCTGTGACGTCAGTGTTCAGTAGCTGTGTCGTCACCATCAGGAACTGGAGACTCCAACAGTCACTCTGACGATGTCATGAGATCAAGTTGAGTCGTCTGAGTGTATAGCGGCGTCAGCTGCgatggccgagtggttaaggcgttGGACTTGAAATCCAATGGGgtctccccgcgcaggttcgaaCCCTGCTCGCAGCGGCTCAGTGTCGCTTTTCATTTagcttcttttgttttgagAAGGATTCACTTACATTCGGCGTCCATAGAAAAcatgtgagaaaataaatatttgtatctATATATTCTTAAATTGTATTTCATATGGTCCTCTggggctgcagagggagatCAGTGCAGATACTATGGCACCATGGTTCCTCTTATTTTTAATTCCATAAGTTttccattgaaaaaaatatattatctgCTTTGTAATGTGTGTTGCTGTTTCTCTAAACCGAATGTCAGTCTGTCCAGATCATGGGgttgtgggttgttgttgttgttcgtgTCCTCACACAGAGAGGCGACTTCGTGCTGATCGATCAGCTGCTTCGTCTCACTTTGGCCTCGGAGACAAATCTCGATCACTGACTCTCTgagagatttgatttgtttaactGTCAAACTGCGCGGAGCTAAACATTGACTTGACTCTGTGCTGGTAGACGAGGTGGAACAGTCgcatgtttttaatattttgtggtGAAAACAGTGATACAGCAGAAGATTCATTCAAATCATCAACCTGAGCGATGATGTAATCATCTTAAAACATGGGGCTAATatatctcagattcaggagccgccatcttgtgcctgTTATGTCATGTGGAGTCAGAATAGGTGAcgtagtgatcgtggagtggagccaTGGTATCGAGGCCCCGtccacgcacacactcgcacacacacacactctcgaccaatcatgagtcagtgtcaggtgtcaatcatgatgtctcagactgtttttatatcaattaataactaatgagaagcaaagtgatcagaaacatgaacacgtgaacaaacatcagtgtgataagaacgacctcaaatgacatggagggggcggggcttatgatctgtactgcagccagccaccagggggcgaacAGGAtaatttgacttcacttttggCAGCCGTCGTTGTCGTCCATGTTAATTTGCggttttgtcttcttctctgtttagACTTTAAGAACAGATGAACCCCTCTGCCCTGTAGGGGGCGCTGCAGCAGGGAGCCTGTAACTGTGAATCCTGTTCGAAGACCAGAGGTAAACGTGTTCAGCTCCTGGAGCTTTTCACACACAATTACACCAGAGAACTCCCAAAT
The sequence above is a segment of the Scophthalmus maximus strain ysfricsl-2021 chromosome 2, ASM2237912v1, whole genome shotgun sequence genome. Coding sequences within it:
- the zgc:152891 gene encoding polyunsaturated fatty acid lipoxygenase ALOX15B isoform X1; amino-acid sequence: MLRMYEVPGSIPGISILPASHPDTSLRKRRASEQKKQHEEEDCFILHFEIKVWGTEWPLEADTGHAASLSDECRTHGRGPVMLCRFMSRTCGACGGVVMGGAQSQRERRGGQYMMLSFNTSIVQRGEQLSLCRWRSMDPSPCPHELHHHPVDTMAPGQVFEVTVHTSPGPTSGTFNRLWLNLIGSQGETPPLRVNQGKHHLLAGSACPVLVQVDSSLGRLVLVRLRLEAQAGCPNLDWHCSRVEVRRLAEGSGSRPEDPETQVFLCDRWLRAADGDVTLRSGKLMLQQDETDEKLKQRRLEQLQLQQKRFRWATFVEGAPRCMDAKSLSELGPNFSYSHNSLNLNLHYLKGFVGRAEAWTSFSELEMVLTHSAQQNSTAMFIRSHWMDDWYFGHQCLNGCNPLMLRQTRLLPPRLSVTSDMLRPFLPEDSSLEKELQKGTVYLLDYEVLDGVAGNVINGKQTYLSAPLCLLHLNRQQQLVPIAIQLQQTPGPDNPVFLSSDPGCDWLLAKIWVHSADFQCHQLMSHYLRTHMLGELFCMATLRQLADIHPLHQLLMPHVRTALQINFQARAWLLAKDGLFDKAVGCGLQALPIVLSRASQRIHYRSLCIPEDLSDRGVDTLPQNYYAQDALRVWHALHRFVVSWVDLYYSADSDVQQDSELQHWIDDINTHGFTHDSGFPRVFQTKAEVSKFVTMIVFTCSALHAAVNFSQVDFSLWMPNCPTSMMRPPPQVKGSVTEEDIVSFLPEVSSTCRVLMMLAQLSKPSVDFVPLCHYKEALFRDDAHRRLLEEVQAELKTVSEDICERNSGLELPYPYLIPRLIDNSVGI
- the zgc:152891 gene encoding polyunsaturated fatty acid lipoxygenase ALOX15B isoform X2, producing MLRMYEVPGSIPGISILPASHPDTSLRKRRASEQKKQHEEEDCFILHFEIKVWGTEWPLEADTGHAASLSDECRTHGRGPVMLCRTCGACGGVVMGGAQSQRERRGGQYMMLSFNTSIVQRGEQLSLCRWRSMDPSPCPHELHHHPVDTMAPGQVFEVTVHTSPGPTSGTFNRLWLNLIGSQGETPPLRVNQGKHHLLAGSACPVLVQVDSSLGRLVLVRLRLEAQAGCPNLDWHCSRVEVRRLAEGSGSRPEDPETQVFLCDRWLRAADGDVTLRSGKLMLQQDETDEKLKQRRLEQLQLQQKRFRWATFVEGAPRCMDAKSLSELGPNFSYSHNSLNLNLHYLKGFVGRAEAWTSFSELEMVLTHSAQQNSTAMFIRSHWMDDWYFGHQCLNGCNPLMLRQTRLLPPRLSVTSDMLRPFLPEDSSLEKELQKGTVYLLDYEVLDGVAGNVINGKQTYLSAPLCLLHLNRQQQLVPIAIQLQQTPGPDNPVFLSSDPGCDWLLAKIWVHSADFQCHQLMSHYLRTHMLGELFCMATLRQLADIHPLHQLLMPHVRTALQINFQARAWLLAKDGLFDKAVGCGLQALPIVLSRASQRIHYRSLCIPEDLSDRGVDTLPQNYYAQDALRVWHALHRFVVSWVDLYYSADSDVQQDSELQHWIDDINTHGFTHDSGFPRVFQTKAEVSKFVTMIVFTCSALHAAVNFSQVDFSLWMPNCPTSMMRPPPQVKGSVTEEDIVSFLPEVSSTCRVLMMLAQLSKPSVDFVPLCHYKEALFRDDAHRRLLEEVQAELKTVSEDICERNSGLELPYPYLIPRLIDNSVGI